The Rhipicephalus sanguineus isolate Rsan-2018 chromosome 4, BIME_Rsan_1.4, whole genome shotgun sequence DNA window AGGAGGACATGGATCACCATCTGGGAGTAACAATCTTGACTGAGCTACCAATAGACTGCATCATATGTGCACCACTTGATCCAATGCATCTGTTGTATCTTGGTGTTACGCGTAAACTTGTGAACCTGTGGTTTTCAGGACCTCTCAATGTTCGAATCGGGCCACTAAACCGAACAGAAATATCAAAACGCAGCTGTTCTCTTGAAAAGCATGTTCCTCAGGAGTTTGCACGTAAACCGAGGTCATTTGATGAAAAAGACAGGTGGAAAGCTACTGAGTTCAGACAGCTCTTGCACTACACTGGACCTGTGGTACTTGAAGGCAACCTTTCTGCTGCTGCCTATGCTAATTTCTTGACACTGCATGCAGCATCAAACATCCTTAGCACACCTTCTCTCTGTCATGAGCATGCAGACTATGCACAAACTCTTTTGGAGCATTTTGTCAATGGCTTTGTGGAATTGTATGGTGCATCAAATGTCTCGTACAATGTTCACTGTCTTTTGCATCTTGCTGCTGATGCAAAGGTGCATGGTACTATAGAATCTTTTTCAGCATTTGCTTTCGAAAACAATTTGCAGATGATCAAAAAGCTTCTTCGCCGGTCAGGCTGTCCCCTCCGCCAATTGTACAACAGGTTAAAAGAAGGTGATAACCTACAGAGCGTTTCCTCATCTTGCACTGTTGATGGATATGAGCTGCTTGGTAGCCATGAGGCAGCTGTTACCCCTACAGGCTGCATGAACCCTCAATATAAGGCAGTCAAATTTCGTTCCTTTACGGTTACCCTTAAAGCAGCCAACAACTGCTGCAAAGTGTGAAATGCGATTGCCCTTGTTGACGCTATAGCACACAGTAGCCAAGATGAGAGCCCTTGCATTGTAGGAAGGCAGTTTCTAGAAGTGAAACCACTGTACACACAACCGTTTGACTCTACGAGGCTCAGTATTGCTGTTGTTGACAGGCTTTCAAATGTCCAGTGCTGGTCAATCACTGACATTCAGAACAAGCTGGTTATCCTTCCTTACCATGATAAGTTTGTAGTTGTACCTTTACTTCATACGAGCTAGCTCGAACACTGTTCCTATGTTGAAAGAATAAACGCTGTTTATGTTCTAGCTCCTTGCTAATTTGTTGAATGCAGGCTACAGCAACAAAGAACTGAAATTTGTGCTAACATTCTGATAGAAAAATATTTTAATCTCTTCTAAAAAATGCATTCAGCATAGCGATGTTTCTTCATGCTGCCACTTAAGTGAGTGTATTAATGGTGTTTGATAGTAGCTGAATAAAGAAAGGTGGTGCTGACATTATGTCATGTTGTAGCTTCTGCAACTAAAAATTTCTGTACAACATTTATAATTTTGTTACTTTTTTATGAAGTTAGTTTGGCAGATGAGATGTCTAATATGTCCACTGAAATCTGAGAACACTGTAAAACAAAGGCAGTTGTTCGCGTTAGCTTTTGCGAAAAAATTTTAACCAGTCGATGTTTATGTTCATTTTTTGTCTGAGAGTGGTCACAGACAATTTTTTACAGATGCGCTTTTCCATTGTGGAATTTACTGAAGAGAAAACAGTAGCTGTTGTGCCCAACATATGGATTGTTGGTGGCAAATGCTATTGGCCACCAGGACCTGGCTGCAAAATGGCGactgttcaaaaagcaaaagCCCCCAACAAAGACTGGAAAATGTACAGCATTGTGGTGAAAACTACCTACAGTAAGTTTATTATGGATAGCTTTAACTTGAGTATGATGCATGCAGTTTCTCTGAATATGCGGGTTCTTATTATAGGCACATATCAAGAGGCTCGTAGAAATCTGGATCAAGCTCAGTACTCTGATGTTGAATCTGAGCACCTTCAGAAACGGAAGGTTAGACTGACCCTTTGGTTTACCATCATGCTACTCATATCGCATTTATGTTCTTTTTTCCCCACTCCTCGAACCTGCTGTGCAGTTTCGAGACAAAGCCCACAGTCTGTTCTGTCTTTTTAATAAGGTGTCAAAGCCAAGTCGTTACATCAGCGATGATGAAGTGCCTACTTTTCATTCACGCCTCACTGGTTCAAATGGACCGTCCACAGATGAACGTAAGTTGTCATACGAAGAGATTATTCTCTTTTGTAATATTCCTTTTTGCATGCAGGAATGGAGAACACTTGTGCAAATGCTTGCGACGAATTTCACGAAGGAGGAAACCAGTTGCAAGAggttggcaaccaacagaaagGACAGGCAAGCAGCAGCTCACCCTTTTACAATACGTCATACTAAGTCTCTCTTTGTTGCCACACTCGGTCAATGCTGCATATTTCTTTTTAAGATGTCAAAGCCAAGCCACACCTTCAATGCTCTTTTGAAACCCCCCAGCAGCTTCCCTGGCCCATCTGGTTCAACACGTAAGCAAATAAGTCCTTAAGAGTGCTTCTTGTCTGACATGGTTTTGAATTTGCAGACAGAGACTGCGACACTCCGGCAGAAAACACTGAAGGTAATCATCCAAATTTCTGGCCTCATCTTCAGTTGACTAACTACTCAATACTTTGCAGATCTTTCAAGTGACTCTGACGAATCGGAAGATGGTTGTGGTAAGCATTGTACTTCCACTTTCCTTATGCTGGAGAGCATATATTAACTTATATGTAATTTTAAAAAAGTATCCTTATAAAGGCGCCATTGAAGCATGTAAATCAATTTAGCTGTATCTAAAACTTAAGATTTCTAGGCCAAGTTGTAGGGCTGCTAGGAGCCCAGCACAATAAATTGCATAGTTTCCCTTGAATGGATATTTAGTCATCCCTATATTCTGGGCAGCTGGGTGACGTTGCAGCACTTTCTTTGCAGAGATGCTGGATGGCCAGGAGACTGAAACTGGCATGCGTGACTCTGGTAAACTGTGAAAGCTTCTCGTTAGTCATGTGTTTTCAGTTATATATGTGCCCCCGGTAAACTTATCAGTCCAGTACTGACACTTTTTTAACCAAACCTGCATTAAAATTTTCATGTTTTGTCTGCAGCCATGGCTTCACCTCCTGCACGGGCAAAAAACAGGAAGGCGCTAACCCCAGAGGGTACGTTCAGCATCAACTAATGAGATTTTCATAGGTATTGTCTGGTTAAAGTGCAACTTTGGATGCATGTTCATGTTGCCAGGTGCAATGTAGGGCTAGTATACTTGAGAGGAATTAGtgtgctgttttttgttgtcaatacAGCTTTTCACGTATTCACTAAAGTAAAGCTTGTCTTATTCCTCCACCTCCGTGTAGGGTAGccagccaagccaagcttggttaacctccctgcctttcgccttcgtttttctctctttctattcatTCTTCCCATGTGTGCCTGACTGATTAGCATACATGAAGTTTCTGTAAAGGACTCCCGACATCGAATGTTAAAGCTTGAAATGTTTGTGTTCATTGATTGTCTAGCGTACACAGGCATTACTGACTTGAGCACATCGTTCCAAATTAATGTGGTGAATGTTGCCTTTGAgaaattttaatttggttttgaaTAACCGTGACTGTTCATCTGAGTAGGCAGCACATCTGGATATTGTCACTAGTATGATTAGGACAGGGGCCTCCTGTGATGTTTAACGATTAATGAGAGTATTCTCAGTCTCACAGACAAGTTTGCAGCGTTATTCTTCACTCTGTTGTGTGGCTGCTGTCAACGTGGTTCTGGCTGTTGGCACCAGTGCATGGCTTTTTTGAGTACTgtagcaaggaattttttttttcaaaagggcACACTCGTGATAGAAATGTGGGTGCTCGGCAGGTGGGTGTGTTGTGTCGTTTAATTGTTTACAGAAATTTCCGCGCTAACACTTGCCTGGAGTGTCACACCCTAACTTCCACTAAAGCATTCACATGCACTTTCAAGGTCGCCAAAGTGCAACCACATCTGGCCATCCACGTCGtccgtctttctttgtgtttgttaAAAAATTTTAGCGCTGTTCCCCTTCTTCGCACTATCTACCAACtcactagcccaagcttcaaccttAGCACATCTGGCATTATGGCACTCCCCTGTGGTAGGCCACTAGTTTATAATTTTAGGTGGGAGTTTTGAGTGATGTTGAAATTGATCATAATTATACTTGGATAGTTATGATGCATTACAATATTTGAAGTTCAATTTTGGGATTATCAGAGCTACAAATTAGcacaaaagtcacaaacaaaGATTGGTTGTTAGGGGTCTGCAGGCTTTTTGTACCATTTTATTTCGGAGTTCCAGCATGAAGTACTCGTGAAGCTGACAGTGCTGCGAATGGCTCAAAAGCAGCATGGGGAACTTATACATGGGCTGATCGGCCGGCTTCGGTCCAATGCTGCCAAAGGAAATGCACCTTTAGTTTCCAGCCCGTTCTCGGAGTACGAGTCACTGAAACAGTTCGATAACAAGTTGACTGGCCAGATGAAAGATGTGCTTGTAAGTGCATTGaggttgtgtgttgtgtgtgttttgcTGTCTGAGGGCCACCTAATGTCTTCCTTCTTTTCAACACTAGTGCAGTGTGTAAATCCTCAGCCACCACTGAATAGAATTTTAATTTGTCCCCTAGGTTACATATATTTATAGAAAATTTGAAGTAGTCGATGTACTCTTTTAGTAAAGCcattatttttatatatattcatGAGATATGTGCAGTTTTTAATTGCATGCTTACGATAAGTGTATATTGGCTTGCCTCTATTTCAGGTGGAAGAGCTTGCCAACAAAGGTGGAATCAATgctgctgcgtgcacaaaaagaaTTCTTTGCTACCTGCTCTGTGACAATCTTGCAGCGGAATTCTCATGGCttggaaaaaaaggaaagcgtaGATTCAGCGAGCTCCGTCTTGCCTCTTGCATAATAAGTAAGTGTTTTTCATGTACTTGATTGATAGCTTCTCTTGTTTCCTTGGTGAAAGAGGTCTCTCCGTTCAACTAAAAACTGTCAGGTGGCTGCCATTTGGACTTTGCTTTAAATGTTTTAAGCATCATGCTTTTGCTTCTAGGATTAcagaaaagggagaaggcagggaggttaaccagacagcagtccagTTGGCTACTCTACGCAGGGGTATTGTTGTTATAGTGTTGTTACTGGTGgatccggagggggggggggtcagatgtCCTAACTCCTTCCCCTCCTTAATTCTTGAAAGCCGAGTGTGTGTGTAGTTATCAATGAATCAACTTCGTGTTTAGTCCCTCTTAAAAACGGGGGGAAAAGAGGTGAAAGAAAGCTGTCATTTGGTTTTGTTTTTGCTCCTATCGCAAGGGTTCACGGCAGCACAGTCACGTTTGCATATTTATACCAATCAATAGAATAGTGAAATATATACATCATTTTGAACATGGAAGTAGAGCTAAGATCGATAAAGGAACAACATGGGGAATATAATCATAGTGCACAAAATATTACTAAATAAGTCACTTGCATTTACAAATTTATTACAAATTTAAAGCTTTAAGTATCAGACTTCTCattagctgcccccccccccccccggacaaaATCTTGTATCCGCCTTTGACGGTTGTCATCGGAAAGAAAATCAGGCTGTTGGCTTGATTGAATGTTTAAGTTGGTGTCACTTTTTGTCTCTCAATTATTGCTTTGACTTTCTCAAAGGTGCTGTGCAAAAGGTTCACGCTGCAAATAAATTTGCCAATGAGGCAGCCATTCGAGAATGGCTGCGTCATGCCCCAGCAAGGCACAGGAATGCAGCAAGAGGTAATAAACCTGCTATGCATTTTGCAGTAAGCTTAAAGGAACTGACAGCTAATTTCTGCAGTGCccagtttttttctgttgcaatcgAAGCTCATTGGTCACAGTATCCAGTCAGTGTGATGTAAATGGAAAGCACTGTAGAAcgttttttaaaattttctatctGCTTTGTAGATTGAGTTGTGCTTGGAAAACATGCTAGAAACAGTGATATGTGAGCATGATAAAATCATAGGCCAGCATTTGCGAGAGTTTATAGGCTATATCAGTAGTTCTGCTCATCCAGTGGTGGCACCCATTTATGGTAAAACTAGTAAACAGCTTTTTGTATCTCACATGAAGACTACAGTATATGTAATCACTCTTAAGTTTGCCTACAAAAGCACTTGAGTGCATCTCCATGCAATCATGGACACCACAGTTCACAGCAGGTGTGCTGTTCCACCGTTGCCGTGATGCTGGCTTTGCTtctcagaacatttttttttatcttgtaatGCTATGGAATAAATAAAGTGCACATGGCTGTGTGACATAAAGACCACAGTTTAAACAAGAAGTATAATGTATTAAATGACAAGAAATTGCATAGTTAGCTCAATTCTCTGTCACATTGTACCAAGCCTTCCCTGCAGAAGCggtacatgcatttttttttaactttctatAGCACTTTATACTTCCTACTTAAATCACAAGCACCATGATAAAAATAGTCCCGAAAGTTAGTTTTCATTTCCACTAGAATCTTGTGACATGTTCTGATCAATTGTTGAGCCCTTTAATGGTTATGTTTCTCATCATATTTGGACGTTAAGTTGCCACCTGAGAAATTTTCAACAAGTTGAATGTTATCCCATAACTTTATGACACAATGTGGCAGACAATTAGGCATACACTGGAAACTCAAATGTGTGTCCAGTGTAGCTCTTATCTGCTGCACTTTAGTATGAAAACATCACTCTTTGTAGTATGATGTTCCGAAACTGAAATTTACAACGAAGCACG harbors:
- the LOC119389873 gene encoding uncharacterized protein LOC119389873, which translates into the protein MFMFIFCLRVVTDNFLQMRFSIVEFTEEKTVAVVPNIWIVGGKCYWPPGPGCKMATVQKAKAPNKDWKMYSIVVKTTYSTYQEARRNLDQAQYSDVESEHLQKRKVSKPSRYISDDEVPTFHSRLTGSNGPSTDERMENTCANACDEFHEGGNQLQEVGNQQKGQMSKPSHTFNALLKPPSSFPGPSGSTHRDCDTPAENTEDLSSDSDESEDGCEMLDGQETETGMRDSGKL
- the LOC119389874 gene encoding uncharacterized protein LOC119389874 gives rise to the protein MAQKQHGELIHGLIGRLRSNAAKGNAPLVSSPFSEYESLKQFDNKLTGQMKDVLVEELANKGGINAAACTKRILCYLLCDNLAAEFSWLGKKGKRRFSELRLASCIIRSSGCDE